TAACTCTGGCTCCATATTTGCAGAGGAGAGAGCTGAACTGAGGTTTTCCATTTTAGCTGGGAATGTGCTAGTGGCTGTCACATTTTGTTACATCATTAGGCAGCTCAAGGAGGAGACTAACTGAATCCCTGTGTAAGAAGCAGCAGACATTGATGCACGTAGAGTCCAACAAGCCAGCAGTTATGGTAACAGCTGTGTGGTGCAGCGCTGCACTGAAAGCTAACATCAGCATCAGTTAttattagttttgtattttctcattcacttttattttatgtCGTTTAGAGTTTTTGTTTCAGTACAGATAATacaatataaacattttttgaaAGCAGCTTACCACCGGTCTTGTAAGCATCCAAAATCTTAATAAACATGTCCAAAAAAGCCTCACCAATAATAACGTAATAACAAACTTTGCCATATTAACAAATGCCAAAATTAAGACTATTTCctctataatttttttttaatttagttagttttccaaGTTCACAAAATTGTTTGAGTTAATTGGGTTTTTTCATATCTAGTTCCAGTTTTTATCTTTAGGTTTAGTTAGCTATAATAAATTTGACCAGCATAAGCAACAATCACCCTACAGAACAGCTGAGGCTGTTTTATAATTATTCAGTcatcaattaattaattaattaattaattaaaagaaataaacattttctgGGAACACAAATGTCAGTATGAACAGAGGCTCACATTTACACTAACATTCAAAAAACTATTACTTCTTCCAGTGTTCCAGTACACTTTCCTAGGCTAAGTGGTCATATTAGACTTGGTTGTGTTTGGGAGGTGATTGATTCGCCTCTGAAGAAACTGACAAGCTCATATTATAAGTTGGCTCTGTGTTGAAcatcttttatgttttttactgATTGGCTAGATGCTGCCAGCCAGCTAGATTAGAAAGCACTGCTTAGGCTACAGTGACACTAAGGAAAACAGCAGTTGCAAACTGCAGTGCAACCAAAATGACTGTCAGTATGTGCAGTCCATCCAAAATCTGCTTTTATATCTTTGAGCAACAACAGCTTGCACGTTTTGTTAAATTATGTGGGAAAACTTAATGTAAGGAAAACTTTGTCATTATAGCATTTGGGATCAGTGGCTGGTCAAAACAAGTTATAGCATAAAAAATGacttatttttttatacttCATTTTGATATTAGAATCATCTTCtagccatgaatgtcctatAACCCCTTTTACTGTCGTGTAAATCCCCAATAAACCTCAGATTTATTTAAGTACCATTTGCTCTGAATAATATCTCTGGATGTAAAGATGAGCTCCGATTAGGCTTCAAGTGTTGCTCCTCTGCTCTAATCGTCTTCTCAGAATTAGACCTGAGACACTTTGACCTACAGGACAACACTGCTACTGACACAACTTAAAATTGACCTTCTTTATTCTGCATCTCGTCATGACTGAAAGAAAATGATTAACTTACCATGCAAATCCAACTTGGTGCTTTTGATGGACACTGCAGTTGGAGTTGTGGGAGTTGAATTGCTCAACTCATTAGTTGGAGTTTCCTGTTGGGATGAAAGAAATAGTCAGGTTTATTCCAAAAGAACCCATCattaaaaaagtgaaagaatAAAGGAGACGTACCTGATCAAAAAGATAGATTGTGACATCATCAAAAAAGGACACATTTCTTCCTCTGTCCTTCTCTCTGTCCATCGGCTCCTTGGGTGATTTCAGCAGACTGCGGAGCCCGACACGTTTGTCCACGTCCGTTTCTGTGACTACAATCACCCTCCGGGAACTTTCGTCCTCCtgctcatcctcctcctcctcatcggGGTCGCTCCCAGATGAAAGACCTCTTCGTCTTCCAATACGGTTTCCGATGGCCCCGTCTCCAAATCCTCCTTTTCCAGTAGGGGTGAGGGGAAGACTCAGGGCGAGAGGTGGGAGGGTGAGCGAGAGGCGAGCTAGCTTTGCTATGAAAGCGAGAGTAGAAAAGAAATGTTAGAAGCAAACCTATTCACAAATTTGATTACAAAAGCAATGAAGTAAATATCTGCCAAAGTTAAGACAAATATTCTATTTGAaggagagaaaattaaattctgTAAAATAAGACTGACGTATCACATCTAGATTTATTTAATCTGTCAATCTATTAGTCAGAAAATGCCCAcaatttttctctttctctttctttttgacTTGGGAGAAGGTTTGGATCTTTGgggttaaaagaaaattaaaagaaaattacgCTAAATGTTTATCAGAGATATCCCAGTATAATCAGGGATAATTATGAGTACTTGTAAAACGTGGAAGAAGGTGATACCTTTCATTGCTTGGTTTGCGGTAAGCTGAGGTAATGGGACCTCAGGTTGTTCGATCACAGTGAGCGGCTCAGCTTTAGGTTCATCAGACTCGATGGGGGGCTCAATGGCAGGGACAGCTTCCTGCTCCTCTTGactgaaggaaggaaggaaggaagaaaggaaggaaggaaggaaggaaggaaggaaggaagaaagaaagaaagaaagaaagaaattgaaGGGAATATTTCACcagaatattaataataaaacaacagtTCATCTTGTCACTTCCATCTAGTTGAATTAGATCTTGCTTTTGAATTTACTTGAActgaaaacagtaaaaatacaaaataaataattcgAAATCTGTGTGAATATATTTTATTGGATCTACTTCCTCCAGAAATACAGGATGCATCAAAAAGAATAATCTGAAGTCAAAGTGTTTTAATTCTGCAGCATCCATACCTCTCGTCCTCTCtttgttctttcacagtgaCCAGATCACCACTGCTCCCTGTGACTTCTTCCCCCCATGTCCGGAGCATGACGGTGTCTTTAACAGTCGTCCCCCATAGCACATTTGTCTTCACATTTTCACTGAGTGAGAACTGCAGCCTCTCCTCACACACCTGGAGCAACAAAGCAAAGCAGTAAAGAGCACGAGCAAACTCAAGGAGCACTGCTCACATGTACAGTAAACCACAAGAAATCATGCTGACCTGCATCATGAGGCCGTTCTTGGTTGTCATCTTGGACAGAGACCGCTGGTCCTTGACATCAGAAATTTGACCCGGTGATCTCTGTCCGTCGCTCCTCTCGTCCTGAGGTGGCAGACTGTTCTGGGAATCCAGGATCATGGGTTGTACAGATTCCAACTTCTCAGAGTCATCAGACATCTCGTCCTCCTTTAAATCCACCCTGCTACCCTCGGGCATAGAGGAGTCGCATGTCTCGCTGACTGTATGACCGTCACCACTGCTAACTTTGTGATCAGGTGCTTTCTTTAAAGACTCCAGAAGCTCCAGGTTGCCCAAGAAAAGGTCCCCCAGAGTTTCCTCTTCATCGCCAGATATGTAGCACAGTTGTTCCAGTTTTTCAAAGTCCTCCAGAGGCTCCTCATCCAAGTCCTTCCACTCAGAAATCAACAGCTGTGGGAGGTTGTTCAGGGGACCATGAGATGCAGAAGGCATTATGGGGGATGATTTCTGGGGCAGGTTATTATGACCATCCTCGCTTTCTATGCTGGACGTCAGGTTGCTCTCATCGCTCAGTGTTATATGCACAGAGGGGAGGCTGAGATTGGTAGAGATCCCTTTACTTTGAGTTGTAGCAGGTGGCGATTCTTGCAGAGGTGTCTCTGAAACATCTGTGTTGTGTGCTGGGGAAATAAGCTGCTCTGTCTCAGTACTGGTAATAAAGTCTTCTAGATTAATGTGACTAATAAAGTCCTCTCCCTCTATGACGGATGGCGGTGGACTAGGAAAAGAGTCGTCTAAACTCTCCAGTTTATCATCTTGCATATCAAGGTCTATGCTCGGTGGAGGACTCGGAAAATCTACTGAGCTGAAATTGTCGACCTCTTGTGGATATGACTGATCTATCTCTTCCTTTGCATCAAGGTCACTGGTATTAGCTGGCAGGGGCACATCTCTGTAATCCTCTTCCACTTTTATAATGTTTATTCCTTCTTCTATGTATTGCCTAGCAAGCCACGGTCTCGATTCTGCTTCCGAATTGAAGCCCGATTCAACATTTTCCAGTTGTGAAAAGTTCACATGAGGAGCTTCGGCGATGCAGATGGTTACATCTGAGCTTTTGGTTTCCAAAGTGTGGTTTAAACAGTTTTCTAAATTGGAGCCTGCCTCTCTGTCAGCATGCACAGCTGATGTCGCCTCCTCCACTCTGTTGCAGAGTTCATTCTGAGGCCATCTGTTAAAATCTTGATTCTGTGCTGTCTCTGTGGAGTCTAGCCGACCTTCCCTGTCCCTGGCTGCCTCTGTGCATGATGCATTCTGCCTCTGTCCTTCCTCCAAGGTCTCTTCCTCTGGTATTTCTATATTCTCTACTTCCACATGCAAAATGTCACTTTCTATGTCTTTCTTAATGCTGTCAATTTCCCCCAGGTTCTCAATGTTTTCCTCTTGCTGTATGTCTGCTACCGTCTGTtggctttctctgtcttttgTGTCCCACATTTCCTTAATGCAAAGATTGCCGCTTAGCCCTTGGGTTTCATTGTTCCAGATTTCCTCACAGCCCTCCAAGACAGCAGGGTGAGGTTCACTTCCTGCCAGTTCATCATTTTCTTCGGTCTCCCAATATTCCTGACCTACAACAAGCCTCTCGCCCACCTCCCACGCCTTATTCCCAAACCCGGAGAAAAATTCAGATCTCAAGTCTGCTCCCTGACACCTCTTCTCCGGGGAGGCCCACTGGTCATTCTCATCTGGCCACAAGCGCAAGTCCCTTAGTTCTGAAAAGCGGtagcagtcaaactcgtccctAAGCGCCCCAGATCCTGGTCTGTCTTCATCCTCCTCCAGAGCACTCCATAACTCTTTAGCTGTCGCATTTAGACCCTCGCAGGAGTTGTTATCCACATCGTTAGCAGAGTCCATGCCACTTGCTGCTCCCCTGAGTGGTGGCTTCTCCTTCACAGCGATACTCAGCTCTGCAGCAGCCTTCTGTTCCTCTGGCTCTGCTGTGACCTCGCTCTCCTCCTCGCCATCTGAGTAGCGAAGGTTTCTCAAGCCCAGCTCATTGTGGTCCACACAGGGCCTCTCTCCACATTTCTCAGGCTCTTCTGCAGCCTGCTCACCCCAAAGACACGTCGGACTGCTCGCTTTTGCATCAGCAGCCTTCCCATCGTCATTTGGCAGGTTTTCATCTCCAAGTATAACGCTGTTCGTTTGAATATCACAAAGTTTAGGTAATCTGGACTCTGTGCTGTCAACTTGGGATGGTGCTTCAGATTCCACAGCTTCATTCCCAGACTTGGGAGAACTGAGATGACTGAGATCGTTATCTGTCTCTGTAACATTTTTATAATCTTTGTTGTTCGGTCCAAACATGCAACTCTTTGAGTGGCTGCCAGATTTATACTCAATCAAGCTATTTGTCTCAGTGGGACTCTTGGAATATAGATTTAAGTCACTCTCTTCAGAGTCCTGGTATTTGCAGTCTGCTATCTGAGAAATTATGCCATCTGTGTAATGGCTGTCTATCATGTACCCACTGCTGTGTGAGAGCCCTTTAAGTGGCTCATCATCTAATTTTGAAAACAACTTATCAATTAAGTCCACGCAGTCCTTGTTCTGTGGATCATCGCACAGCAGAGTTGACTTTTTGCTCTCGTTATGGAAAATGCCAGAATCATCTCTCTGAGCAGATCCCAGCGCTTTGTTTAGAATATCTTTGTCATTTCCTAAATTAGGGATCAGGTCATTTTCAGGATACAGTACACCCTTCTCTTCACAACTCTCAATAGTCCTCCCTTCTCCAGTTTCTGTTGTCCTATCTGACATGTGGGAACTATTTCTTAATGGACTCTTTTCTCCAGTCTCGCCCTCCTCTTCGGTTTTCTCCTCTATCCCTGTCAGTATTCCCCGATCACCTCCTCTCCCGCTGCCAGGCCTGGAGGCAACAAGTCCATCGCTGCTCCTTCTGTTCATCCCGTCACCCTCCCAGTCGCTGTCTGAGAAATATGCAGAGTCTCGATGTGGTGTTTCATTTCCCAGAGCCCGCCATCCGCCGCTTCccactcctcctccacctcctccgcCACCTCCCGTCCATGAGTCACTAGGCGTGAGGCAGTCGGCCGAGCTGGAAGTCAAAGGTGACAGGACTGAGTCGGTGGGGGTGACGAGTGAAAAATCGGAGGAAGGGTCCCAGTCTGGCGTGGTAGGAGTGGGTGCGGGAGTGAGCACCTTCTGGGCAGTGTGACCCTCGTCTTTGTGCTGAAGTGAATTTTCCGTTTCcgtttctgcaaaactttcattAACAAGAGAACCCAAGTTTTTAGAGTTCTCCAAATCAGCTGTTTTCTCAGGATCATGAGATGTGCTATCAGTCTTTCCGTCTGTTTGATCCCCCCTCAAAGGACTGTGGGTCTGTAGGTCATCTTCTGTTATCTCGCCATTGCTTATAACAGCTTCATTTGTAGTGAGTGATTGGCTCTCACGCAGGTTCACAGTGTTGACTTCCTGAACGTTCTCTGTGGATTCAGTGGGAAAGTGGTCTGGCAGATCTGTTTGCTCTCCTCTGGCAGGTAAGGCAGGGCCATCCGaacactcctcctcttctctctgagACACGGGTGTTTGGTTATGTAGTAAACCATTTTTGGGCATGATTTCAGAAAACACAAACTCACCGGACTGGCAGTGGTCAGCATTATTTACTTGGCTGTCCGGTTTGTTTGATCCAATGTGAAGAATGGGGATGTCAGGTTTCAAGGAAACTTTGATCTCACTCTTCTTAGCACGCTTGGTCACTTGGGCATAGATGGCTTCAGTCTGTGTATCATCTTTGCCCTTGTTGGCTGCTCGTATGGAGCTTTCTGACTGGAATCTGATGGTCTGAGCTGAGTTTGGGTCAATGCAGATGGACTCATATTCAGGGGACACTGGAGTAGGGGAGTAAGATGAATCTGCTTCCTTCCTATGTGCAGCTGCATTTTGTCTCGATATGATTTCGGTCAGAAAGGTTTCTGCTGATTGGATCTCTTTCAGGAACTCCTCTCTGGTGATTTCAGTTCTCCGGGGCTCCTTCTCGGTAAAATGTATTTCAGAATCGTGCTTTTCCGTTGTGATCTCAGACAGGAGAGAGCGGGATCTCCGTATGCCTTTGGAGTAGGCTTCCTCCGCCTCAGTGTATGAGGGGAGGCCTGGAGCGCAGACATAGGGCCTCAGTCTGGATCCTGCAGGATAGAGGTATTTTACTGGATCGTTTTCTGGTAGGCCTTCTATGTCCGCCTCCATATTTCCTGTGTCAATCTCTGTGAGAAAAAGATCCCTCTGGAATGACTCTTTAGTGACAGCATCGTCCTCCTCAGCTTCTGCACTGCTGACATGTTTCTCTGGTCCCCATGACTGTCCTGCTGATCCCAGCTCTGTGATCAGCGACTGGGAGCGGCGCATGCCTCTGTTGGGCAGCAGAAAGTTCCCccatctctctccttctcttttctcctccttctccgcTGCATATGAGCCCTCTGACCTGGACTCACTCAACTCTGTCACACTAGATATCTCCGTCAGAAACAGATGCATGGGGGATTTCTTGGCTGCAGCGACACGTTCTGCCTGCTGCTCAGCATCTTCCTTCCAAATTGCAGGAAGGATGGTGTCAAGGCGTGACTGAGTCCTCTTCATTCCCCTGGAGAAGAGCACTGTAGTGACAGGGTCTGCGTCTTCAGATAGACTGGAATGAGTGACAGTCGTCCCACAGCCAGGTCTCTCGGGGGACATGAAAGGAGAGTCGTCTTCATCTGAGTAAGTCGGACTCGATGAAGACTGTCTGTCAATTTGGGGGTTTGTGAGCTGAGGGCGGGGTAGATTTCGATAAATAGGGCGCAAAGGGTTTTCTCGACGTACGGGAGAGTCAAAGTCTTTTGCACGCGAGTGGGAAGTCTCCTTATAAGTGTGCAGCGCGCTCTCTCTATCGGACAAATCACAGGTTAGCGGGTCTCTGTTGGATCTCTGCATCTGGGGCTTATTATATCTCGAGTGAATGTCCCCTGTGTTGTAGATGGGGCAATTCCTTTGTGGTTTGGagtggggaggaagaggaggaggacacaTTTGAGGAGGTTGAGGGTAAATTGGATGGCTCGATGGGGGAAGCGAGGGCGATAGGGACGGGGAGGGGGGAAGAGTCTGTCGGGCTCGATGAAGCCCGAGGTGATCAAAGGTAGATGGTGGGCAGGTGCTTATGTGATGGGGGTCTGTCTCAATTTTTCCGCTGATAGTGTAGTGGGGCAGTCCTCTATATACGAGCGGTGGGGCGGGAAGAGGGCGCGAGTGAAGAGGATTGACTGATGACATGGACATAGAACGAGGCTTGGGAGGGAGGATGGGAGCTTGAGAGCTTGTGGATGATTTTTTATCTGCCTCActgctctttttcttctccacttcatcatcatcacctaAATCAACTATGGAGAAGTCAGTCACTCTGCTCGAAGTATCTCTGAATTCAGCCACGCCTGTGTTGGGCAACTGGACTTGAACCTCGCTTGATCGGATGGTCTGGATGCCCTTTCCGCACTTGTCAGATGAACAATAAGGGACTCGCTCTTTGCCCAGCATCCCGCTGCGGATCTCCATGAGCTCCATGTCTCCAGGACAATCTGACCGGAAAGAGGAATGCACCTTCCCTTTGAGAGACGGCGACTTGTCTTGGGGAGTGTGCTCCTCTAGTCTGATGTAGTACTCGCTGGCGAGGGATGGGCTACGGGCGCTTATCACTGGGACAACAGTAGGAGTGTCCAAAGACTGTCTGTGGTTATTGTTCACAGTTGGGATtggctgaggaggaggaagaggtttGTAGCCTCGTCTGGCATGAGCCTTCTCCCAGAAATACTCAAAGTTTAAGCCTTTGCTAGTTTCGGTGACTGTCAGGATGTCATCCAGTTCAGAGGTGGATGGGGTAATACAGTTCCCCACAGGGTCCAATAAAGGGTAGGAGTTGTCTCTGTCTTCCCTGGCGTAATCCCTCTCCCTTTGGCGCTCGTTTGCTGCAGTCTGAAAGGCAGGTGGACGGAGTAAGTCCCAGCGTCTTTCAAATGACTCCTCACTCTCCCCTCTCCTTCCTCTTCCCTCCTCATACTCCTcgtcctcttcatcctcttccCCAACACTCCCCCTTGCTATTCCTCGCTCAGCAGCcaagagggaggagagaaggaGGAATATCTCAGCCACTGAAGGGCGCTGTGACGGAGGTAGCCAGCAGGACTGCATGATCTCATACCTGCAGACAAGGGAGAAAAACAAGAGGATCTAAGTTTGGAGAGACACCGTTTGTGTTCGGATCAATGCAGTCTAATTAGTGGATAAGTACTGACCAGTAGTCTGCATGGGAGAGCTTCAGTCTAGGCTGGGCAAGCGTGATCTGTCGCTCCCTAATGACAAAGGTCAGCACCTCTTCATCGCTCAGGTGTCTGTGGGGCTGAGAGCCGAACTCAAACAGCTCCCATATCACCACCCCCAAAGACCTGGGAGGAAAAAATAAGTTGAAGAAgtgaaaaggggtgaatctTCAAAAAAACCCTCTGAGGTTTGTTATTATATAACGCTTTTACTCCAACACCTTAATTGCTGTGGGTGTTGGAGTAAAAGCATTTACTCCAACACCCACAGAGGTTTGACTTTCTAACTGAGGAGAGAAACAACTGTTATGTGAGTTGTTTTGTTCCATTTTTTAAGGAAAACTATGTTTTTCagaaagaataaagaagaaTAAATACTCTTAGGTATTTTTGTTCCACTCGTGTGTTTTGTTAGGAGGTTGTTTTCTGGTtggttggtttaaaaaaaagcacttgaaaGGGAAGGTTGTAATATTAGAGCTTAAAGGATTTGCTCTC
This sequence is a window from Oreochromis aureus strain Israel breed Guangdong linkage group 11, ZZ_aureus, whole genome shotgun sequence. Protein-coding genes within it:
- the lmtk3 gene encoding uncharacterized protein lmtk3 is translated as MRPHCWVMVALAGIMSYFSPERALGAPQREVSQSRAASLSPPPYVVILISCSGLVSFVLLLLTCLCCKRGGVGFNEFDNADGEECSGGSSPIQEDSLSSCPSLPEVYTLPVRDRPSCPSLQDGADPKSQCFKRHALNYLQEIGNGWFGKVILAEVLCDCSSSQAVVKELRVSASPLEQRKFLAESEPYRSLKHPNILQCLGQCSESIPFLLVMEFCQLGDLKRYLRAQRKSDGMTPDLPTRDLLTLQRMAFEITSGLLHLHENNYIHSDLALRNCLLTSDLTVRIGDYGLSHNHYKEDYYLTPDKLWIPLRWIAPELLEEYRGSLIVTDQTKTSNVWSLGVVIWELFEFGSQPHRHLSDEEVLTFVIRERQITLAQPRLKLSHADYWYEIMQSCWLPPSQRPSVAEIFLLLSSLLAAERGIARGSVGEEDEEDEEYEEGRGRRGESEESFERRWDLLRPPAFQTAANERQRERDYAREDRDNSYPLLDPVGNCITPSTSELDDILTVTETSKGLNFEYFWEKAHARRGYKPLPPPQPIPTVNNNHRQSLDTPTVVPVISARSPSLASEYYIRLEEHTPQDKSPSLKGKVHSSFRSDCPGDMELMEIRSGMLGKERVPYCSSDKCGKGIQTIRSSEVQVQLPNTGVAEFRDTSSRVTDFSIVDLGDDDEVEKKKSSEADKKSSTSSQAPILPPKPRSMSMSSVNPLHSRPLPAPPLVYRGLPHYTISGKIETDPHHISTCPPSTFDHLGLHRARQTLPPSPSLSPSLPPSSHPIYPQPPQMCPPPLPPHSKPQRNCPIYNTGDIHSRYNKPQMQRSNRDPLTCDLSDRESALHTYKETSHSRAKDFDSPVRRENPLRPIYRNLPRPQLTNPQIDRQSSSSPTYSDEDDSPFMSPERPGCGTTVTHSSLSEDADPVTTVLFSRGMKRTQSRLDTILPAIWKEDAEQQAERVAAAKKSPMHLFLTEISSVTELSESRSEGSYAAEKEEKREGERWGNFLLPNRGMRRSQSLITELGSAGQSWGPEKHVSSAEAEEDDAVTKESFQRDLFLTEIDTGNMEADIEGLPENDPVKYLYPAGSRLRPYVCAPGLPSYTEAEEAYSKGIRRSRSLLSEITTEKHDSEIHFTEKEPRRTEITREEFLKEIQSAETFLTEIISRQNAAAHRKEADSSYSPTPVSPEYESICIDPNSAQTIRFQSESSIRAANKGKDDTQTEAIYAQVTKRAKKSEIKVSLKPDIPILHIGSNKPDSQVNNADHCQSGEFVFSEIMPKNGLLHNQTPVSQREEEECSDGPALPARGEQTDLPDHFPTESTENVQEVNTVNLRESQSLTTNEAVISNGEITEDDLQTHSPLRGDQTDGKTDSTSHDPEKTADLENSKNLGSLVNESFAETETENSLQHKDEGHTAQKVLTPAPTPTTPDWDPSSDFSLVTPTDSVLSPLTSSSADCLTPSDSWTGGGGGGGGGVGSGGWRALGNETPHRDSAYFSDSDWEGDGMNRRSSDGLVASRPGSGRGGDRGILTGIEEKTEEEGETGEKSPLRNSSHMSDRTTETGEGRTIESCEEKGVLYPENDLIPNLGNDKDILNKALGSAQRDDSGIFHNESKKSTLLCDDPQNKDCVDLIDKLFSKLDDEPLKGLSHSSGYMIDSHYTDGIISQIADCKYQDSEESDLNLYSKSPTETNSLIEYKSGSHSKSCMFGPNNKDYKNVTETDNDLSHLSSPKSGNEAVESEAPSQVDSTESRLPKLCDIQTNSVILGDENLPNDDGKAADAKASSPTCLWGEQAAEEPEKCGERPCVDHNELGLRNLRYSDGEEESEVTAEPEEQKAAAELSIAVKEKPPLRGAASGMDSANDVDNNSCEGLNATAKELWSALEEDEDRPGSGALRDEFDCYRFSELRDLRLWPDENDQWASPEKRCQGADLRSEFFSGFGNKAWEVGERLVVGQEYWETEENDELAGSEPHPAVLEGCEEIWNNETQGLSGNLCIKEMWDTKDRESQQTVADIQQEENIENLGEIDSIKKDIESDILHVEVENIEIPEEETLEEGQRQNASCTEAARDREGRLDSTETAQNQDFNRWPQNELCNRVEEATSAVHADREAGSNLENCLNHTLETKSSDVTICIAEAPHVNFSQLENVESGFNSEAESRPWLARQYIEEGINIIKVEEDYRDVPLPANTSDLDAKEEIDQSYPQEVDNFSSVDFPSPPPSIDLDMQDDKLESLDDSFPSPPPSVIEGEDFISHINLEDFITSTETEQLISPAHNTDVSETPLQESPPATTQSKGISTNLSLPSVHITLSDESNLTSSIESEDGHNNLPQKSSPIMPSASHGPLNNLPQLLISEWKDLDEEPLEDFEKLEQLCYISGDEEETLGDLFLGNLELLESLKKAPDHKVSSGDGHTVSETCDSSMPEGSRVDLKEDEMSDDSEKLESVQPMILDSQNSLPPQDERSDGQRSPGQISDVKDQRSLSKMTTKNGLMMQVCEERLQFSLSENVKTNVLWGTTVKDTVMLRTWGEEVTGSSGDLVTVKEQREDESQEEQEAVPAIEPPIESDEPKAEPLTVIEQPEVPLPQLTANQAMKAKLARLSLTLPPLALSLPLTPTGKGGFGDGAIGNRIGRRRGLSSGSDPDEEEEDEQEDESSRRVIVVTETDVDKRVGLRSLLKSPKEPMDREKDRGRNVSFFDDVTIYLFDQETPTNELSNSTPTTPTAVSIKSTKLDLHGPKSKESKRKEDLSVKPRSPVGANSVTSSRFTVSPADDPHLV